A window of the Cystobacter fuscus genome harbors these coding sequences:
- a CDS encoding RNase H family protein encodes MESRPTLVFADGACSGNPGPGGWGAIIVTPAGEVTELGGHEPETTNNRMELTAVGKALRHLERTPGPLFIHTDSTYVIQGITRWAFGWSRRGWKTAEGGDVANAVYWKRLMALLAERKQSFPSEAAAVEWRYVRGHAGVPGNERVDEIAVAYSKGRSVRLYVGPLSGYGVDVLQVPEDTSLPEEKPRQREGSAKAYSYLSEVGRSVKRHATWAACERRVKGVPGARFKKTRSAQDEVKVLEEWGFSLQDVQSED; translated from the coding sequence ATGGAGAGCCGTCCCACCCTGGTGTTCGCTGATGGTGCATGTTCCGGCAATCCCGGCCCGGGCGGCTGGGGAGCCATCATCGTCACGCCCGCGGGCGAGGTGACGGAGCTGGGGGGCCACGAGCCGGAGACGACCAACAACCGCATGGAGCTCACGGCGGTGGGCAAGGCGCTGCGCCACCTGGAGCGCACGCCGGGGCCGCTGTTCATCCACACGGACTCCACCTACGTGATCCAGGGCATCACCCGCTGGGCGTTCGGGTGGAGCCGGCGCGGGTGGAAGACGGCCGAGGGCGGCGACGTGGCCAACGCCGTCTACTGGAAGCGATTGATGGCATTGCTGGCCGAGCGCAAGCAGTCCTTCCCCTCCGAGGCCGCCGCCGTGGAGTGGCGCTACGTGCGGGGGCACGCGGGCGTGCCGGGCAACGAGCGGGTGGATGAGATCGCCGTCGCCTACTCCAAGGGCCGGAGCGTGCGGCTCTACGTGGGCCCCTTGTCGGGCTACGGCGTGGACGTGCTCCAGGTGCCCGAGGACACCTCCCTGCCCGAGGAGAAACCCCGGCAGCGCGAGGGCTCGGCCAAGGCGTACTCCTACCTGAGCGAGGTGGGGCGCAGCGTGAAGCGGCATGCGACCTGGGCCGCGTGTGAGCGCCGGGTGAAGGGCGTGCCGGGGGCGCGCTTCAAGAAGACGCGCAGCGCGCAGGACGAGGTGAAGGTGCTCGAGGAGTGGGGCTTCTCGCTCCAGGACGTCCAGTCGGAGGACTGA
- a CDS encoding glycosyltransferase, translating to MHALLIASGSRGDFQPMLALAVALRRAGHTVTLLASPGFQGEAEAFGIPFHPCGHDSREVLAKTREHTRSPLGFVRTLHSIIASEFELQVAHIEPWLRGVELVVGGGSVMAGHLLAGAAGVPYRYIGYTPQILPSAFHPMLMVPLTRAPHWLNRLIWRAARGFYNRMMDESYNAQRARRGLPRDEDLFGSIFSPEKTLLACDPELMPAPPDLAQVPQVGSFALPDDRPLPPETEAFLSAGPPPLYVGFGSMPDNDPARTTRWVLEAARKAGVRLLLSAGWAGLGEGEALGPTVQVLGPVSHGLLFPRLAGVVHHGGAGTTAASARAGIPQLVVPHAFDQFMFARHVHERGLGPKPLPKRALTVERLAEGLRALASDGAVREQARVTGERIRGRDPLRAAVTWLESALPGREEQVARAG from the coding sequence ATGCACGCTCTGTTGATTGCCTCCGGCTCGCGCGGTGACTTCCAACCCATGCTCGCGCTCGCGGTGGCGCTGCGCCGGGCCGGTCATACGGTGACGCTGCTCGCTTCTCCCGGGTTCCAGGGGGAGGCCGAGGCGTTCGGCATCCCCTTCCATCCGTGCGGCCACGACTCGCGGGAGGTGCTCGCCAAGACCCGTGAGCACACGCGCTCCCCGCTCGGCTTCGTCCGGACGCTCCATTCGATCATCGCCAGCGAGTTCGAGCTGCAGGTGGCGCACATCGAGCCGTGGCTCCGGGGTGTGGAGCTGGTGGTGGGTGGAGGCTCGGTGATGGCGGGGCACCTGCTCGCGGGGGCGGCGGGGGTGCCCTACCGCTACATCGGCTACACGCCGCAGATCCTCCCCTCCGCGTTCCATCCGATGCTGATGGTGCCACTCACCCGGGCGCCGCACTGGCTGAACCGGCTGATCTGGCGGGCCGCGAGGGGCTTCTACAACCGGATGATGGACGAGTCCTACAACGCGCAGCGCGCACGGCGGGGGCTGCCGCGTGACGAGGATCTCTTCGGCTCCATCTTTTCCCCCGAGAAGACGCTGCTCGCGTGCGATCCGGAGCTCATGCCGGCGCCGCCCGACCTCGCCCAGGTCCCCCAGGTGGGCTCCTTCGCGCTGCCGGACGACCGGCCGTTGCCGCCCGAGACGGAGGCGTTCCTGAGCGCGGGGCCTCCACCCCTCTACGTGGGCTTCGGGAGCATGCCGGACAACGATCCCGCGAGGACCACGCGGTGGGTGCTCGAGGCCGCGCGGAAGGCCGGGGTCCGGCTGCTCTTGTCCGCGGGGTGGGCGGGGCTCGGGGAGGGCGAGGCGCTCGGTCCCACCGTGCAGGTGCTGGGCCCCGTGTCGCATGGGCTGCTCTTCCCGCGGCTGGCGGGCGTGGTGCACCATGGTGGGGCGGGGACCACCGCGGCGTCGGCGCGCGCGGGCATTCCCCAGCTCGTGGTGCCCCACGCGTTCGACCAGTTCATGTTCGCCCGCCACGTCCACGAGCGCGGTCTGGGCCCGAAGCCCCTTCCCAAGCGGGCGCTGACGGTGGAGCGGCTCGCCGAGGGACTCCGCGCGCTCGCCAGCGATGGGGCGGTGCGGGAGCAGGCCCGCGTCACGGGGGAGCGCATCCGGGGCCGGGATCCCTTGCGCGCCGCCGTCACCTGGCTCGAGAGCGCCCTGCCTGGACGCGAGGAGCAGGTGGCCCGAGCGGGCTGA
- a CDS encoding TIGR02452 family protein, translating into MSLVGVASETVRIVEQGEYEAPSGRKVSLRDEVERATRGTRLYRPSDFGALTRPEPVGGAPRLEVTAEKTGEAARRLVEAEDVTRVLALNFASAKNPGGGFLGGAKAQEEDLSRCSALYACLLRQPDYYTENRRQPSMLYTEHLIYSPEVPFFRDEQGTLLERPFLASLLTSPAPNAGEALRRDPSLRPRIREVLEARALNVLRVAAHQGHRVLVLGAWGCGVFRNDPREVAEAFARALAALPGAFERVVFAVYERGGDGPNLRAFRERFG; encoded by the coding sequence ATGTCTTTGGTGGGCGTCGCGAGCGAGACGGTGCGGATCGTGGAGCAGGGGGAGTACGAGGCGCCGTCGGGCCGGAAGGTGTCGTTGAGGGACGAGGTGGAGCGGGCCACGCGGGGCACGCGGCTCTACCGTCCCTCGGACTTCGGAGCGCTGACGCGGCCCGAGCCGGTGGGGGGCGCTCCCCGGCTGGAGGTGACCGCCGAGAAGACGGGGGAGGCGGCGCGCCGGCTCGTCGAGGCGGAGGACGTGACACGCGTGCTCGCGCTCAACTTCGCCTCCGCGAAGAATCCCGGCGGGGGCTTTCTCGGCGGGGCCAAGGCCCAGGAAGAGGATTTGTCCCGGTGCTCGGCGCTCTACGCCTGTCTGCTGCGTCAGCCCGACTACTACACCGAGAACCGGCGGCAGCCGTCGATGCTCTACACCGAGCACCTCATCTACTCGCCCGAGGTGCCCTTCTTCCGGGATGAGCAGGGCACGTTGCTGGAGCGGCCCTTCCTGGCCTCGCTCCTCACCTCTCCCGCGCCCAACGCGGGCGAGGCCCTGCGGCGCGACCCCTCCCTGCGCCCCCGCATCCGCGAGGTGCTCGAGGCCCGGGCCCTGAATGTCCTGCGGGTGGCGGCCCACCAGGGCCACCGGGTGTTGGTGCTCGGGGCCTGGGGGTGCGGTGTCTTCCGCAATGACCCCCGGGAGGTGGCCGAGGCCTTCGCCCGGGCCCTGGCGGCGCTCCCGGGCGCCTTCGAGCGGGTGGTGTTCGCGGTGTACGAGCGGGGTGGGGACGGTCCCAACCTGCGCGCGTTCCGCGAGCGCTTCGGCTGA
- a CDS encoding serine/threonine-protein kinase yields MGPYRLVRRLGAGGMAEVFLALAFGASGFEKRVVLKVLRPEHVGNPTYERMFLEEGRLGARLGHRNLVGVHDLGFAEGVYYVRLDYVEGADLASLLTRSLPGEALALFVADELALGLAAVHGLEDEAGRPLGLVHRDVTPSNVLVSRLGEVKLADFGIAKATLLRDQTRAGVRKGTYAYMSPEQVRGRALGPASDLFSLGITLHELLTGRRPFDGDTPLETMERIREARVGPLSDVAEDVRPVLRACLARAPEERVASAEALRRMLSPPRRARPEGGPSELAHWVREGLGQGPTGGAPGETVLEE; encoded by the coding sequence TTGGGGCCCTACCGCCTCGTGCGCCGGCTGGGCGCGGGGGGCATGGCCGAGGTGTTCCTCGCCCTGGCCTTCGGCGCCAGCGGCTTCGAGAAGCGCGTGGTGCTCAAGGTGCTCCGCCCCGAGCACGTGGGCAATCCCACCTACGAGCGGATGTTCCTCGAGGAGGGCCGGCTGGGCGCGCGGCTCGGCCACCGCAACCTCGTGGGCGTGCACGACCTGGGCTTCGCCGAGGGCGTCTACTACGTGCGGCTGGACTACGTGGAGGGCGCGGACCTGGCGAGCCTCCTGACGCGCTCGCTCCCCGGGGAGGCGCTGGCGCTCTTCGTGGCGGACGAGCTCGCCCTGGGGCTCGCCGCGGTGCACGGGCTGGAGGACGAGGCGGGCCGGCCGCTCGGGCTGGTGCACCGGGACGTGACGCCCTCCAACGTGCTGGTGTCCCGACTGGGCGAGGTGAAGCTGGCGGACTTCGGCATCGCCAAGGCCACGCTGCTGCGCGACCAGACGCGCGCCGGGGTGCGCAAGGGCACCTACGCCTATATGTCCCCGGAGCAGGTGCGGGGCCGCGCGCTGGGACCCGCGAGCGATCTCTTCTCGCTGGGCATCACCCTGCACGAGCTGCTCACCGGGCGTCGGCCCTTCGATGGGGACACGCCGCTGGAGACGATGGAGCGCATCCGCGAGGCCCGGGTGGGACCGCTGTCGGACGTGGCCGAGGACGTGCGGCCGGTGCTCCGGGCATGTCTGGCACGTGCGCCCGAGGAGCGGGTGGCCTCGGCCGAGGCGTTGCGGCGGATGCTCTCCCCGCCGCGGCGCGCACGACCCGAGGGCGGGCCTTCCGAGCTGGCCCACTGGGTGCGCGAGGGCCTGGGGCAGGGGCCCACGGGCGGCGCTCCCGGCGAGACGGTCCTGGAGGAGTAG
- a CDS encoding sigma 54-interacting transcriptional regulator, giving the protein MSETALSTQQDSPGGPTPRRCQLVVIDGPDAGRAVALGSEPVRVGTREGCALRLSDPRVSGEHLEVWAEEAGFGVRDLGSRNGTLYEGSRLGEARVRVGATFKLGRSFVRIQAQGQPWEVAPSQARRFGELVGESLAMRELFAVLEHVAPTDTTVLVQGETGTGKEGVARALHEASARRKGPFVAVDCGALPEGLVESELFGHVKGAFTGALAARAGAFARARGGTLFLDELAGISPAVQARLLRVLEERRVRPVGGDAEQAVDVRVVAASRVDLSLAVAEGMFRSDLYYRLAVVTLTLPALRQRREDLALLVAELLRRRGFAPGAVRGPGLELLSGHDWPGNVRELRNVLERSLVLSPGAGSFEQLRLSLQPQGTGAELTLRTDLPFAEAKQAVVESFERHYLRDVLARAKGNLSEAARQAGVDRKHLRALARRHGLLPEEPE; this is encoded by the coding sequence GTGTCCGAGACCGCCCTCTCCACCCAGCAGGACAGCCCCGGCGGCCCCACCCCGCGGCGCTGCCAGCTCGTCGTCATCGACGGGCCGGATGCCGGACGCGCGGTGGCGCTCGGGAGCGAGCCGGTGCGGGTGGGCACGCGCGAGGGGTGCGCGCTGCGGCTGAGCGATCCACGCGTGTCGGGCGAGCACCTGGAGGTGTGGGCCGAGGAGGCGGGCTTCGGGGTGAGGGATCTGGGCAGCCGCAACGGCACGCTCTACGAGGGCTCGCGGCTGGGCGAGGCGCGGGTGCGCGTGGGGGCCACCTTCAAGCTGGGGCGCAGCTTCGTGCGCATCCAGGCGCAGGGACAGCCGTGGGAGGTGGCGCCCAGCCAGGCGCGGCGCTTCGGGGAGCTGGTGGGCGAGAGCCTGGCGATGCGCGAGCTGTTCGCGGTGCTCGAGCACGTGGCGCCCACGGACACGACGGTGCTGGTGCAGGGCGAGACGGGGACGGGCAAGGAGGGGGTGGCGCGGGCGCTCCACGAGGCGAGCGCGCGGCGCAAGGGGCCCTTCGTGGCGGTGGACTGTGGCGCGCTGCCGGAGGGGCTGGTGGAGAGCGAGCTGTTCGGCCACGTGAAGGGCGCCTTCACGGGAGCGCTGGCGGCGCGGGCGGGAGCCTTCGCGCGGGCGCGTGGGGGCACGCTCTTCCTGGACGAGCTGGCGGGCATCTCCCCGGCGGTGCAGGCGCGGCTGTTGCGCGTGCTGGAGGAGCGCCGGGTACGCCCGGTGGGAGGCGACGCCGAGCAGGCCGTGGACGTGCGCGTGGTGGCGGCCTCGCGGGTGGACCTGTCGCTGGCGGTGGCCGAGGGAATGTTCCGCTCGGACCTCTACTACCGGCTGGCGGTGGTGACGCTGACGCTGCCCGCGCTGCGCCAGCGCCGCGAGGACCTGGCCCTGCTGGTGGCGGAGCTGCTGCGCCGCCGGGGCTTCGCGCCGGGCGCGGTGCGAGGCCCGGGCCTGGAGCTGCTGTCCGGGCACGACTGGCCGGGCAACGTGCGCGAGCTGCGCAACGTGTTGGAGCGCTCGCTGGTGCTCTCGCCCGGGGCGGGGAGCTTCGAGCAGTTGCGGCTGTCGCTCCAGCCCCAGGGGACGGGGGCGGAGCTGACGTTGCGCACGGACCTGCCCTTCGCCGAGGCGAAGCAGGCGGTGGTGGAGTCCTTCGAGCGGCACTACCTGCGGGACGTGCTGGCGCGCGCGAAGGGCAACCTCTCGGAGGCGGCGCGGCAGGCGGGAGTGGATCGCAAACACCTGCGTGCCCTGGCCCGCCGCCACGGCCTCCTGCCCGAGGAGCCCGAGTAG
- a CDS encoding Rpn family recombination-promoting nuclease/putative transposase, with amino-acid sequence MSGPHDLFARYTFGHPERAAAELRAVLPPHVVSEVDWASLRREPGSVVDPELRETESDLLFTARLNTGRPLLLYVLLEHQSTVNRWMALRMLRYVVRQVERWRQEHPESALLPLVIPLVMYHGPDGAWTAPRRVEDLFDLPGEEEEQRARWRALVPRFEYLLDDLTAEREEALRARPGPPLAQLAWLVLRYGRTEELAQKLPDWVALFTRVQTAHEGAEHLVVLIRYLLWIGDTAVHEATGRVLHSVMDEQRAEELMRSYSEELIERGRQQGLAKGREEGRQEGREEGLIRGRAEYVLRVLATRGLDVDEAARQRILTCTDLATLDRWFDRAQNATTLSDVLDDLTQ; translated from the coding sequence ATGTCTGGACCGCATGACCTCTTCGCCCGCTACACCTTCGGCCACCCCGAGCGGGCGGCGGCCGAACTGCGCGCCGTCCTGCCCCCGCATGTCGTCTCCGAGGTGGATTGGGCATCCTTGCGGCGAGAGCCCGGCAGCGTGGTGGACCCGGAGTTACGGGAGACCGAGAGTGACCTGCTCTTCACGGCTCGATTGAACACGGGTCGCCCGCTGCTGCTGTATGTGCTGCTGGAGCATCAGTCCACGGTGAACAGGTGGATGGCGCTGCGCATGCTGCGCTACGTGGTGCGCCAGGTGGAGCGCTGGCGCCAAGAGCATCCGGAAAGTGCACTGCTCCCCCTCGTCATCCCACTCGTCATGTACCACGGGCCAGACGGAGCCTGGACGGCGCCGCGCCGGGTGGAGGACCTCTTCGACCTTCCGGGTGAAGAGGAGGAACAGCGAGCGCGGTGGCGAGCGCTGGTGCCGCGCTTCGAGTACCTCTTGGACGACCTGACCGCCGAGCGGGAGGAGGCGCTGAGGGCGCGCCCAGGCCCACCGCTGGCCCAGTTGGCCTGGCTGGTGCTGCGCTATGGGCGTACCGAGGAGCTGGCCCAGAAGTTGCCTGATTGGGTGGCGCTCTTCACGCGGGTGCAGACAGCCCACGAGGGGGCCGAACACCTGGTGGTGCTCATCCGCTACCTGCTGTGGATCGGGGACACGGCCGTCCATGAAGCCACCGGGAGGGTGTTACATTCGGTGATGGATGAGCAACGAGCGGAGGAGCTGATGCGGAGCTATAGCGAGGAACTCATCGAGCGTGGTCGCCAACAAGGTCTGGCGAAGGGCCGGGAAGAGGGCCGACAAGAAGGCCGGGAGGAGGGTCTGATCCGAGGGCGTGCCGAGTACGTCCTGCGGGTTCTCGCCACGCGGGGTCTGGACGTCGACGAAGCGGCCCGGCAGCGCATCCTCACCTGCACGGATCTGGCGACCCTCGACCGCTGGTTCGATCGGGCCCAGAACGCCACGACCCTCTCCGACGTGCTGGACGACCTGACGCAGTAG
- a CDS encoding PP2C family protein-serine/threonine phosphatase, giving the protein MRIDSAGWTHVGRRAHNEDAWTSRADLGLFVVADGMGGYEGGEVASRCVVDTFSGLCERLARDPEATWPHCRHSQLSHEEDLLLNCTRLAQRAVRARRQGPLHQMGSTVVALALGTEGAAVAHVGDSRLYRLRAGCLEALTRDHSILEELRQAGVKMASRADSMYGHLITRALGTDSAEPTVRRLDIQAGDVYLLCSDGLYEPLGPERLAARLGQGDTEGLAERLVEEAYELGGRDNITAVLVSVRE; this is encoded by the coding sequence ATGCGAATCGACAGCGCGGGATGGACGCACGTGGGCCGCCGCGCCCACAACGAGGATGCCTGGACGAGCCGGGCCGACCTGGGCCTGTTCGTCGTGGCCGATGGAATGGGCGGTTACGAGGGCGGCGAGGTGGCCAGCCGCTGCGTGGTGGATACCTTCTCCGGCCTCTGTGAGCGCCTCGCCCGGGACCCCGAGGCCACCTGGCCTCACTGCCGCCACTCCCAGCTCAGCCACGAGGAGGATCTGCTCCTCAACTGCACGCGGCTCGCCCAGCGCGCCGTGCGCGCCCGCCGCCAGGGGCCCCTGCACCAGATGGGCTCGACCGTGGTGGCGCTCGCCCTGGGGACCGAGGGCGCCGCCGTGGCGCACGTGGGCGACAGCCGCCTCTACCGGCTGCGCGCAGGTTGTCTGGAGGCCCTCACGCGCGACCACTCCATCCTCGAGGAGCTGCGACAAGCGGGCGTCAAGATGGCCTCCCGCGCCGACAGCATGTATGGCCATCTCATCACCCGTGCCCTGGGCACCGACAGCGCGGAGCCCACCGTGCGCCGGCTCGACATCCAAGCCGGGGACGTGTACCTGCTGTGCTCGGATGGGCTCTATGAGCCACTCGGGCCCGAGCGGCTGGCGGCCCGCCTCGGCCAGGGCGACACGGAGGGACTCGCCGAGCGGCTGGTGGAGGAGGCCTACGAGCTGGGCGGCCGGGACAACATCACCGCGGTGCTCGTCTCCGTGAGGGAGTGA
- the bglX gene encoding beta-glucosidase BglX → MAKGLRKWSQVKRGVRNPAPSNEQLAGSGLQRRVEALLARMTLEEKVGQLAQYSVGTPTGPGTGRSDYETLVRAGAVGSMLNVVGAQETNRYQRIAVEQSRLEIPLLFGFDVIHGYRTTMPIPLGMAASFDPALVEQAMHLAGTEAAAEGIRWAFSPMVDIARDPRWGRVAEGSGEDPFLGAAMARAYVRGYQGSSLSESTSVAASVKHFAAYGAAEAGRDYNTVDMSELSLRQVYLPPFQAAIEAGSATLMSAFNTLNGVPASANTHLLTDILRGEWGFNGFVVSDWTAVAELKNHGIALDGPSAAIKALSAGVDMDMESHLYAPELPRLVREGKLPVAVVDEAVRRVLRVKFALGLFENPYVDEKAAAYVATPEKRELARRMAEESIVLLENKGGVLPLAPGRKVALVGPLADAPVDMLGTWNGKGDPRDVVTLRAALEHRLRDTPGSLRHARGTDVLSADSSGFAEAVAAAKASDVVIAALGEDTNMSGEAASRTRIDLPGNQLQLLEALAATGKPIVLVVFSGRPLALTEAQRQVAALVQAWQPGIEAGPALVNLLWGDVDFSARLPISFPRSLGQVPLYYNHLNTGRPAGQTDLTRPAANGVEKYVSRYLDERNTPLYPFGHGLSYTTFDFTPPQPSAPSLQARAVREQRGEVLRVKTRVRNAGARQGTVVAQLYLRVLGASTAQPVRQLVGFQRVTLAPAESRELEFPLGFQELSFFDARATRTVEPGTRYDLWVGDSSEATQHAAFTLE, encoded by the coding sequence ATGGCCAAGGGTTTGCGGAAATGGAGTCAGGTGAAGCGCGGCGTGCGGAACCCGGCGCCCTCGAACGAGCAGTTGGCGGGCAGCGGGCTCCAGCGCCGGGTGGAGGCCCTGCTCGCGCGGATGACGCTCGAGGAGAAGGTGGGACAGCTCGCGCAATACTCGGTGGGAACGCCCACGGGACCGGGCACCGGCCGCAGCGACTACGAGACGCTGGTGCGCGCCGGCGCCGTCGGCTCGATGCTCAACGTGGTGGGGGCCCAGGAGACCAATCGCTACCAGCGCATCGCGGTCGAGCAGAGCCGCCTCGAGATTCCGCTGCTGTTCGGCTTCGACGTCATCCACGGCTACCGCACCACGATGCCCATCCCCCTGGGCATGGCGGCGAGCTTCGATCCGGCCCTGGTGGAGCAGGCCATGCACCTGGCCGGCACCGAGGCCGCCGCCGAGGGCATCCGCTGGGCCTTCTCGCCCATGGTCGACATCGCGCGCGACCCGCGGTGGGGCCGCGTCGCCGAGGGCTCGGGAGAGGATCCCTTCCTGGGCGCGGCCATGGCGCGCGCGTACGTCCGGGGCTACCAGGGCTCCTCGCTGTCGGAGTCCACGTCGGTGGCGGCGAGCGTGAAGCACTTCGCCGCCTATGGGGCGGCCGAGGCGGGCCGGGACTACAACACCGTCGACATGTCCGAGCTGAGCCTGAGGCAGGTGTATCTGCCACCCTTCCAGGCCGCCATCGAGGCGGGCAGCGCGACCCTGATGAGCGCCTTCAACACGCTCAACGGGGTGCCCGCCTCGGCCAACACCCACCTCCTGACGGACATCCTGCGCGGGGAGTGGGGCTTCAACGGCTTCGTGGTCAGTGATTGGACGGCGGTGGCGGAGCTGAAGAACCACGGCATCGCCCTGGATGGCCCATCCGCCGCGATCAAGGCGCTGAGCGCGGGCGTCGACATGGACATGGAATCCCATCTCTACGCGCCGGAGCTGCCCCGGCTGGTGCGCGAGGGGAAGCTGCCCGTGGCGGTGGTGGACGAGGCCGTGCGCCGCGTGTTGCGGGTGAAGTTCGCGCTCGGCCTGTTCGAGAACCCCTACGTGGACGAGAAGGCGGCGGCCTACGTCGCCACCCCGGAGAAGCGCGAGCTGGCCCGGCGCATGGCGGAGGAGTCCATCGTCCTGCTCGAGAACAAGGGAGGCGTGCTGCCCCTCGCCCCGGGCCGGAAGGTGGCCCTCGTCGGCCCGCTCGCGGACGCGCCCGTCGACATGCTGGGGACGTGGAATGGCAAGGGCGACCCCAGGGACGTGGTGACGCTGCGAGCCGCCCTGGAGCACCGGCTGCGCGACACCCCGGGGTCCCTGCGCCACGCGAGGGGCACCGACGTGCTCTCGGCGGACAGCTCGGGCTTCGCGGAAGCGGTGGCGGCGGCCAAGGCCTCGGACGTGGTGATCGCCGCCCTGGGCGAGGACACGAACATGAGCGGCGAGGCCGCCTCCCGCACGCGCATCGATCTGCCCGGCAATCAATTGCAACTGCTCGAGGCACTGGCCGCCACCGGCAAGCCCATCGTGCTGGTTGTCTTCAGTGGCCGCCCGCTGGCCCTCACGGAGGCCCAGCGACAGGTGGCGGCGCTCGTGCAGGCGTGGCAGCCCGGCATCGAGGCCGGTCCCGCGCTGGTGAACCTGCTGTGGGGCGACGTGGACTTCAGCGCCCGGCTGCCCATCTCCTTCCCCCGGAGCCTGGGACAGGTGCCCCTCTACTACAACCATCTCAACACCGGCCGCCCGGCGGGACAGACGGACCTGACGCGCCCCGCCGCCAACGGGGTGGAGAAGTACGTCTCGCGCTACCTGGACGAGCGCAACACGCCGCTCTACCCCTTCGGCCACGGACTCTCCTACACCACGTTCGACTTCACCCCGCCCCAGCCGAGCGCCCCATCGCTCCAGGCCCGCGCCGTGCGCGAGCAGCGGGGAGAGGTGCTGCGCGTGAAGACCCGGGTACGCAACGCGGGCGCGCGCCAGGGCACGGTGGTGGCGCAGCTCTATCTGCGCGTCCTGGGCGCGAGCACCGCGCAGCCCGTGCGCCAGCTCGTGGGCTTCCAGCGCGTCACGCTCGCGCCCGCCGAGTCGCGCGAGCTGGAGTTCCCCCTGGGCTTCCAGGAGCTGTCCTTCTTCGATGCTCGCGCGACCCGTACGGTGGAGCCCGGCACCCGCTACGACCTCTGGGTGGGTGACAGCTCGGAAGCCACCCAACACGCGGCCTTCACCCTGGAATGA